From the Accumulibacter sp. genome, one window contains:
- a CDS encoding DEAD/DEAH box helicase, with translation MDVFEFREKLVGEYRQFTRSFTRIRSDDIARFVESAHDSQRYWPEPLIQINPNFKAGHTVDELAAAGALHPACGRIFRAGKSAGSAGVSLRLFTHQEEAISFAKSGASYVLTTGTGSGKSLAYFIPVVDAVLKAKATDNTPRTRAIVIYPMNALANSQLEELGKFLGDYGDAPPVTFGRYTGQEGDEERQRLAANPPDILLTNFMMLELLMTRQDDKDKAVIGNAKGLRFLVLDELHTYRGRQGADVALLVRRVREAVADNLQCIGTSATMATGGNEADRNAVVAEVASRLFGTPIPPANVITETLRRVTPEATLVEHVRGRLGAVLRTSLPASPGFAELAQHPLAVWTELTLGLTRDEGKWRRARPVTLAAAAEQLAADADIPEAEARKVLADFLLLSYRTTDKPAAEGGRSLFAFKLHQFISGGGKVFSTLEAAGKRYLTLDGSQYVPGDRARKLYPAHFCRDCGQEYLPVWDENGAAGRQFVPRNLEDRAHEDEEVRNGFFMPDTTGIWADTVDRYPETWLEAAGDDLRLKAAYRKRRPVPVTLNGEGALDNGGVRGWYIAGTFAFCLNCGVTHSTSGRDYLRLAGLSGEGRSSATTMLTLASLRYLYEQDAQLSAEAKKVLGFSDNRQDAALQVGHFNDFLQILLQRAALLAAVQARSGREIDESSIAAAVFAALGFDRDDPGVRAEYMQDPDVRGNARRQVQDTLRNILGYRIHYDLRRGWRFNNPNLEQLGLVRIAYRDIGDLAAAPDMWQDAPLILQAASPAVRQRILETLFDAMRQGLCLASRYLDRAELDRLRIASYANLREPWGFSEDEQPVASNWFITVGKPRDEDRRNVDYLVSGSARSKLGRLLKQPASWREPDERDNPHAARIKDEHYQEIITALLKAARTYGLVLSEETEFGMTGYQLNGTAVVWRLSDGQSRRGADDNAFFRGLYGNVAALLANPAHRLFDFEAREHTAQVEQDDRLEREARFRFTRKDRDAWLQKTGKPLEWLPVLFCSPTMELGVDISSLNTVYLRNVPPTPANYAQRSGRAGRAGQPALVITYCAAQSPHDQYFFRDPVRMVHGQVNPPTLDLANRELIQSHLHAVWLAETGVKLDSSIRGLLDMGTDGAPLAAHLRAGLDADAPQRRAHERGLRILGMLSGELAPAKAPWYDERFAERVFATAFASFDQALGRWRDLFAATKRQMEINQRIMNNPAASERERRDAKQRHDEAFRQQSLVLQESGSANSDFYTYRYLASQGFLPGYNFPRLPLMAYIPARKGKIGRENFLTRPRFLALSEFGPYSLIYHEGSQYRVVRAMLAVSGDDQVKHGASLPTEVARLCPACGYGHFRSQRDADRCVSCNAPLADARAVQNLYRIENVSTRRAERITANEEERTRQGYEMQTTIQFAEADGRLQRLDSILADGEGTVLGLQYGAAATVWRMNFGWRRRKEKSVLGFMINPVTGHWVGGAEESGEPDPDAPPDRTPPQRIVPYVEDRRNVLIVRPPETLDEATMATLQYALKRGIEAVYQLEESELMAEPLPGRDNRQAILFYESAEGGAGVLTRLATEPGALARVADEALRIMHFLRPDDGRWDRARLAQEVDGTGKPLCEAGCYKCLLSYYNQPDHTVIDRQDAGNDGKALDILCRLTWAQGVTGSFGRTPEQQAGELSRLSGSSLEQAWLAHVDAHGYRRPDRGQESIPECLTCADFFYADWKATIFIDGPQHEEATQHERDEESNRKLSAAGYYIVRFPKEQERWPAVFAAHAGLFGSGSRGN, from the coding sequence ATGGACGTTTTCGAGTTCAGGGAGAAGTTGGTCGGCGAATACCGCCAGTTCACGCGCAGCTTCACCCGGATCCGGAGTGATGACATTGCGCGCTTCGTCGAGTCGGCCCATGACTCGCAGCGCTACTGGCCGGAACCGCTCATCCAGATCAATCCCAACTTCAAGGCGGGGCATACGGTCGACGAACTGGCGGCGGCCGGAGCACTGCACCCTGCGTGCGGCCGCATTTTCCGGGCAGGCAAGAGCGCCGGCTCGGCCGGCGTTTCGCTCCGCCTCTTCACGCACCAGGAAGAAGCCATCAGCTTCGCCAAATCCGGTGCCAGTTATGTTCTGACCACCGGTACCGGTTCAGGCAAGTCGCTCGCCTACTTCATTCCCGTCGTCGACGCCGTACTCAAGGCCAAGGCAACTGACAACACGCCGCGCACACGCGCCATTGTCATCTATCCGATGAATGCGCTGGCCAACAGCCAGCTCGAGGAGCTTGGCAAATTCCTTGGTGACTATGGCGATGCGCCGCCAGTCACCTTCGGGCGCTACACCGGGCAGGAGGGCGACGAGGAGCGCCAGCGCCTGGCCGCCAATCCGCCCGATATCCTGCTCACCAACTTCATGATGCTCGAGCTCCTGATGACCCGTCAGGACGACAAGGACAAGGCGGTCATCGGGAACGCGAAGGGCCTGCGTTTCCTGGTCCTTGACGAGCTTCACACATATCGTGGCCGCCAGGGTGCCGATGTGGCGCTGCTGGTCCGCCGTGTGCGCGAAGCCGTGGCCGACAACCTGCAATGCATCGGGACCTCGGCGACCATGGCAACGGGGGGCAATGAAGCCGACCGCAATGCCGTCGTCGCCGAAGTGGCTTCGCGCCTGTTCGGCACCCCGATTCCGCCCGCCAATGTCATCACCGAGACCCTGCGGCGCGTGACGCCGGAAGCGACATTGGTCGAACATGTTCGCGGTCGGCTTGGGGCGGTGCTGCGCACCAGTTTGCCTGCTTCTCCGGGCTTCGCCGAGCTTGCGCAGCATCCCCTGGCGGTATGGACCGAGCTGACGCTCGGCTTGACCCGTGACGAGGGCAAGTGGCGGCGCGCTCGGCCGGTCACGCTGGCCGCCGCCGCCGAACAGCTCGCTGCCGACGCTGATATTCCGGAAGCCGAGGCGCGCAAGGTACTCGCCGATTTCCTGTTGCTCTCGTACCGGACGACGGACAAGCCGGCAGCAGAGGGCGGCCGCAGCCTCTTCGCCTTCAAGCTTCACCAGTTCATTTCCGGCGGTGGCAAGGTGTTTTCGACGCTCGAGGCCGCGGGCAAGCGCTACCTGACGCTCGACGGTAGCCAGTACGTTCCCGGCGACCGCGCCCGCAAGCTCTACCCGGCGCATTTCTGCCGCGATTGCGGCCAGGAATATCTTCCCGTCTGGGACGAGAACGGCGCTGCCGGCCGGCAGTTTGTGCCGCGCAACCTTGAGGACCGGGCGCACGAGGACGAAGAGGTGCGCAATGGCTTTTTCATGCCCGACACGACCGGCATCTGGGCGGACACCGTCGACCGCTACCCGGAAACCTGGCTCGAAGCGGCCGGCGACGATCTCCGCCTCAAGGCGGCCTACCGCAAGCGGCGACCGGTCCCGGTCACCCTCAACGGCGAAGGCGCACTCGACAACGGAGGCGTGCGTGGGTGGTACATCGCCGGCACGTTCGCCTTCTGCCTGAACTGTGGCGTCACCCACAGCACGTCCGGCCGCGACTACCTGCGCCTGGCCGGCCTCTCCGGCGAGGGGCGCAGTTCGGCGACGACCATGCTCACCCTCGCATCGCTGCGCTACCTCTACGAGCAGGATGCCCAGCTGAGTGCGGAGGCCAAGAAGGTTCTCGGTTTTTCCGACAACCGGCAGGACGCCGCGCTGCAGGTCGGCCATTTCAACGACTTCCTGCAGATCTTGCTGCAGCGGGCGGCGCTTCTGGCTGCCGTCCAGGCCAGGTCGGGCAGGGAGATCGACGAGAGCAGCATCGCGGCGGCCGTTTTCGCGGCACTGGGCTTCGACCGCGACGATCCCGGCGTCCGCGCCGAGTACATGCAGGACCCCGATGTACGCGGCAACGCCCGGCGTCAGGTTCAGGACACCCTGCGCAATATCCTCGGCTACCGCATCCATTACGATCTGCGTCGCGGCTGGCGCTTCAACAACCCGAACCTCGAGCAACTGGGCCTGGTCCGCATCGCCTATCGTGACATCGGGGACCTCGCCGCGGCCCCCGACATGTGGCAGGACGCGCCCCTCATCCTGCAGGCGGCATCCCCTGCCGTGCGCCAGCGCATCCTGGAAACCCTCTTCGACGCCATGCGCCAGGGCCTATGCCTGGCATCGCGCTACCTCGACCGCGCTGAGCTCGACCGGCTTCGCATCGCCAGCTACGCCAATCTGCGCGAGCCCTGGGGTTTCAGCGAAGACGAGCAGCCGGTGGCCTCGAACTGGTTCATCACGGTCGGCAAGCCGCGCGATGAAGACCGCCGGAACGTCGATTACCTGGTTTCCGGGAGTGCCCGCTCGAAACTGGGCCGTCTGCTCAAGCAACCGGCTAGCTGGCGCGAGCCGGATGAGCGCGATAACCCGCACGCCGCGCGGATCAAGGACGAGCATTATCAGGAGATCATCACCGCGCTGCTCAAAGCCGCCCGCACTTATGGTTTGGTCTTGTCCGAGGAAACTGAGTTCGGTATGACCGGCTACCAGCTCAACGGCACCGCTGTCGTCTGGCGCCTGAGCGACGGTCAGAGCCGCCGCGGCGCCGATGACAACGCCTTCTTCCGTGGCCTCTATGGCAACGTCGCCGCGCTGCTCGCCAACCCCGCGCACCGCCTGTTCGACTTCGAGGCGCGCGAGCATACCGCCCAGGTCGAGCAGGACGACCGCCTCGAACGCGAGGCGCGCTTCCGCTTTACCCGAAAGGATCGCGACGCATGGCTCCAAAAGACCGGCAAGCCGCTCGAATGGCTGCCGGTCCTGTTCTGCTCCCCGACCATGGAACTCGGCGTCGACATTTCGTCCCTCAACACCGTTTACCTGCGCAACGTGCCGCCGACGCCGGCCAATTACGCGCAGCGCAGCGGCCGCGCCGGGCGGGCCGGGCAGCCGGCGCTGGTCATTACCTACTGCGCTGCCCAGTCGCCGCACGACCAGTATTTCTTCCGCGACCCGGTGCGCATGGTCCACGGCCAGGTCAATCCGCCGACCCTCGATCTGGCCAACCGGGAACTCATCCAGAGCCACCTGCACGCCGTCTGGCTTGCCGAAACCGGCGTCAAACTCGACAGCAGCATCCGCGGCTTGCTCGACATGGGGACTGACGGGGCGCCACTGGCTGCGCATCTGCGCGCCGGACTCGACGCCGACGCGCCGCAGCGGCGGGCGCACGAACGCGGCTTGCGCATCCTCGGCATGCTGTCGGGCGAGCTGGCGCCGGCCAAGGCGCCCTGGTACGACGAGCGCTTCGCCGAACGTGTGTTTGCCACTGCCTTCGCCTCCTTCGACCAGGCGCTCGGCCGCTGGCGTGACCTCTTCGCCGCGACCAAGCGGCAGATGGAGATCAACCAGCGGATCATGAACAATCCGGCCGCGAGCGAGCGTGAGCGGCGCGATGCCAAGCAACGCCACGACGAAGCCTTCCGCCAGCAGTCCCTGGTGCTGCAGGAGTCGGGGAGTGCCAACTCGGACTTCTACACTTACCGTTATCTCGCCAGCCAGGGATTCCTGCCCGGCTACAATTTCCCGCGCCTGCCGCTGATGGCCTATATTCCGGCGCGCAAGGGCAAGATCGGGCGCGAGAACTTCCTGACCCGGCCGCGGTTCTTGGCTTTGAGCGAGTTCGGCCCGTACAGCCTGATCTATCACGAGGGCAGCCAGTACCGAGTCGTCCGCGCCATGCTGGCGGTTTCCGGGGACGACCAGGTCAAGCACGGCGCCAGTCTGCCGACCGAGGTTGCACGGCTGTGCCCGGCCTGCGGCTACGGACACTTCCGCAGCCAGCGCGATGCCGACCGTTGCGTGTCGTGCAATGCGCCCCTCGCTGATGCACGCGCGGTCCAGAATCTCTACCGCATCGAGAACGTATCCACCCGCCGCGCCGAGCGCATCACCGCCAACGAGGAAGAACGTACGCGCCAGGGCTACGAAATGCAGACCACCATCCAGTTTGCCGAGGCCGACGGTCGGCTCCAGCGCCTCGACAGCATTCTCGCCGATGGCGAGGGAACGGTCCTTGGCTTGCAGTACGGCGCCGCGGCAACGGTCTGGCGCATGAATTTCGGCTGGCGCCGGCGCAAGGAAAAGAGCGTCCTCGGCTTCATGATCAACCCGGTCACCGGCCATTGGGTCGGCGGTGCCGAAGAGAGCGGCGAGCCGGATCCCGACGCGCCGCCCGACCGCACGCCGCCGCAGCGCATCGTTCCCTACGTCGAGGACCGCCGCAACGTGCTCATCGTGCGCCCGCCCGAGACCCTCGATGAGGCGACGATGGCAACCCTGCAATACGCCCTCAAGCGCGGCATCGAGGCAGTCTACCAACTCGAGGAGAGCGAACTGATGGCCGAGCCGCTGCCGGGTCGCGACAACCGCCAGGCCATCCTCTTCTACGAATCCGCCGAAGGGGGGGCCGGCGTGCTCACCCGTCTCGCTACCGAGCCGGGAGCGCTTGCCCGGGTTGCCGACGAGGCGCTGCGCATCATGCACTTCCTGCGCCCGGATGACGGACGGTGGGACCGTGCACGCCTCGCCCAGGAAGTCGACGGAACAGGCAAGCCACTCTGCGAGGCCGGTTGCTACAAGTGCCTGCTCTCGTACTACAACCAGCCCGACCACACCGTCATCGACCGCCAGGATGCCGGCAACGACGGCAAGGCTCTCGACATCCTCTGCCGCCTGACGTGGGCGCAGGGGGTCACCGGCTCCTTCGGGCGCACCCCGGAACAGCAGGCCGGCGAACTGTCGCGCCTGTCGGGCAGCAGCCTCGAGCAGGCCTGGCTGGCGCACGTCGATGCCCACGGCTACCGGCGCCCGGACCGAGGCCAGGAGAGCATCCCGGAGTGCTTGACCTGTGCCGATTTCTTCTACGCGGACTGGAAAGCGACGATATTCATCGATGGTCCGCAGCACGAGGAAGCGACGCAGCACGAGCGGGACGAGGAAAGCAACCGAAAACTGTCGGCAGCCGGTTACTACATCGTCCGTTTCCCGAAGGAGCAGGAGCGCTGGCCGGCAGTCTTCGCCGCCCACGCCGGACTCTTCGGCAGCGGCAGCCGCGGCAATTGA
- the def gene encoding peptide deformylase, translating into MIRPLLRMGDPRLLRRSRPVDRFDEAWLHALVADMEETMQHHDGAGLAAPQIGVDLRLVIFGCERSARYPDAEPVPWTVLINPVLTPLSPDVEEGWEGCLSVPGLRGWVPRWSRLRYSGFDPCGRPIERSVSGFHARVVQHECDHLDGILYPMRMADLSRFGFTDVLDAAAAD; encoded by the coding sequence ATGATTAGGCCGCTGCTGCGCATGGGGGATCCGCGGCTGCTGCGGCGGTCACGGCCGGTCGATCGCTTCGACGAAGCCTGGCTGCACGCACTGGTTGCCGACATGGAGGAGACGATGCAGCACCACGACGGCGCTGGTCTGGCAGCGCCGCAGATCGGTGTCGACCTGCGGCTGGTGATCTTCGGTTGCGAGCGCAGCGCACGCTACCCCGATGCCGAGCCGGTGCCGTGGACGGTGCTGATCAACCCGGTACTGACACCGCTCTCGCCGGATGTCGAGGAGGGCTGGGAGGGCTGCCTGTCGGTTCCCGGCCTGCGCGGCTGGGTGCCGCGCTGGAGTCGGCTGCGCTACAGCGGCTTCGATCCCTGCGGGCGGCCGATCGAGCGCAGTGTCAGCGGCTTCCACGCGCGCGTCGTGCAGCACGAGTGCGACCACCTCGACGGCATCCTCTACCCGATGCGCATGGCCGACCTCAGCCGCTTCGGTTTCACTGATGTGCTCGATGCAGCGGCTGCGGACTGA
- a CDS encoding S-methyl-5'-thioinosine phosphorylase: MLAIIGGSGLAEFAGLEVSHRRPAPTPYGEASAPLTFGHLAGRPVVFLARHGDEHSLAPHEVNYRANIWALRDCEPLGIVAVAAVGSIRADLRPGDLLIPHQILDYTWGRAATYHEGPGSAVHHVDFTEPYDRRLRRRLCAAAAKAAVAVSDAGVYATTQGPRLETAAEINRLERDGADVVGMTGMPEAALARELGVPYAAINVVANYAAGRGEPGQGISLETIRQVLEEAMEPVRRLIETMLASDDHD; this comes from the coding sequence ATGCTGGCAATCATCGGCGGCAGCGGGCTGGCAGAGTTCGCCGGCCTCGAGGTCTCGCATCGCCGGCCGGCGCCAACGCCGTACGGCGAGGCGTCCGCGCCGCTCACCTTCGGTCACCTCGCCGGCCGGCCGGTGGTCTTCCTGGCGCGCCACGGTGACGAACACAGCCTGGCGCCACACGAGGTCAATTACCGGGCGAACATCTGGGCCCTGCGTGACTGCGAGCCGCTCGGCATCGTCGCGGTGGCGGCGGTGGGCAGTATCCGCGCCGACCTGCGGCCCGGCGACCTGCTCATTCCGCACCAGATCCTCGACTACACCTGGGGCCGTGCGGCGACCTACCATGAAGGTCCGGGCAGCGCCGTCCATCACGTCGACTTCACCGAGCCCTACGATCGTCGCCTGCGGCGCCGCCTGTGCGCCGCAGCGGCGAAGGCGGCGGTGGCGGTCAGCGATGCCGGGGTTTACGCCACGACGCAGGGACCTCGCCTGGAGACGGCTGCCGAGATCAACCGCCTCGAGCGCGACGGCGCCGACGTCGTCGGCATGACCGGCATGCCGGAGGCCGCGCTGGCGCGCGAGCTGGGTGTTCCCTACGCGGCGATCAACGTCGTCGCCAACTACGCCGCCGGTCGCGGCGAGCCGGGCCAGGGGATCAGTCTCGAGACGATCCGCCAGGTGCTCGAAGAGGCGATGGAGCCGGTGCGGCGGCTCATCGAAACCATGCTGGCGAGCGACGATCATGATTAG
- a CDS encoding hypoxanthine-guanine phosphoribosyltransferase: MIDPRQALAILAAAELIHSAESVAAAVSRVASAIGEQLCDRNPLLLCVMNGGVPFAGHLMTQLRFPLDFDYVHVSRYGQETSGGAIAWLRLPSIPVRGRTVLLVDDILDEGLTLAAIRKRLLQEGAEACCTAVVADKLRGREKPITADFVALTVPDRFLFGYGMDVRGAWRNLPAIYAMRED; the protein is encoded by the coding sequence ATGATCGATCCGCGGCAGGCATTGGCCATCCTCGCTGCGGCCGAGCTGATCCATTCCGCCGAGAGCGTCGCCGCGGCGGTCAGCCGGGTCGCCAGCGCCATCGGCGAGCAGCTGTGCGACCGCAATCCGCTGCTGCTCTGCGTGATGAACGGCGGCGTACCCTTTGCCGGACACCTGATGACGCAACTCCGCTTTCCGCTCGACTTCGATTACGTCCACGTCAGCCGCTACGGGCAGGAGACCAGCGGCGGTGCCATCGCCTGGCTGCGCTTGCCGAGCATTCCGGTGCGCGGGCGGACCGTGCTGCTGGTCGACGACATCCTCGACGAGGGTCTGACACTGGCAGCGATTCGCAAGCGCCTGCTGCAGGAGGGTGCCGAGGCCTGCTGCACGGCGGTCGTCGCTGATAAACTGCGCGGGCGGGAGAAACCGATCACGGCCGATTTCGTCGCCCTGACCGTTCCCGATCGTTTCCTCTTCGGCTACGGCATGGACGTCCGCGGTGCCTGGCGCAACCTGCCGGCCATCTACGCCATGCGGGAGGACTGA
- the ligA gene encoding NAD-dependent DNA ligase LigA, with amino-acid sequence MSASERASRLRAEIGEHDHRYYVLDAPLISDAEYDRLFRELQALEAEHPELLCSDSPTQRVGAAPLTGFATVAHRTPMLSLNNAFSDDEVAAFDRRVREGLAAEGEVSYVAEPKFDGLAVSLSYEHGVLLRGATRGDGNTGEDVTANLRTLRSIPLHLQGSGWPALLEVRGEVLMWRSDFERMNEQQRQKGEKEFVNPRNAAAGSLRQLDPRITATRPLRFVAYGVGAVAAGVLPATHCELLERLAAWGFAVAAERRRVSGLAALLACQREIGSRRATLPYDIDGVVYKVDELAAQERLGFVSRAPRFALAHKFAAAEALTEVLDIVLQVGRTGALTPVARLAPVFVGGVTVTNATLHNEDEVRRKDVRVGDTVVVRRAGDVIPEIVRVLPEKRPPAATAFVMAASCPVCGSQVVRQQDEAVARCSGGLYCPAQRRQALLHFASRRAMDIEGLGERLVEQLVEHDVVRTPADLYRLGLLALLNLERMADKSAGNLLAAIERSKQTTLARFIYALGIRNVGEATARDLARHFGSLDRLLAADETQLLLVPDVGPIVAQSIRQFLGEPHNREVIEQLRAAGVAWSEGEAVARAASTAAVAGRSFVLTGTLPSLTRDAARQMLEAAGGKVSAAVSKKTDFVVAGADAGSKLQRAQELGVPIIDEARMLALLGGAEADR; translated from the coding sequence ATCAGCGCAAGCGAGCGGGCGAGTCGCCTGCGTGCCGAGATTGGCGAACACGATCATCGCTATTACGTCCTCGACGCGCCGCTGATCAGCGACGCCGAGTATGACCGACTGTTCCGCGAGCTGCAGGCGCTCGAGGCCGAGCACCCCGAGCTGCTGTGCAGCGACTCGCCGACGCAGCGGGTCGGCGCGGCACCGCTCACCGGATTCGCCACGGTCGCGCACCGGACGCCGATGCTGTCGCTGAACAACGCTTTCAGCGACGACGAGGTGGCGGCCTTCGATCGCCGCGTGCGCGAAGGGCTCGCCGCCGAAGGCGAGGTCAGCTACGTCGCCGAACCGAAGTTCGACGGCCTGGCGGTCAGCCTGAGCTACGAGCACGGTGTCCTGCTGCGCGGCGCGACGCGCGGCGACGGCAACACCGGTGAAGACGTGACGGCCAACCTGCGCACCCTGCGCAGCATCCCGCTGCACCTGCAGGGCAGCGGCTGGCCGGCGCTGCTCGAGGTGCGCGGCGAGGTGCTGATGTGGCGCAGCGATTTCGAACGGATGAACGAGCAGCAGCGGCAGAAGGGGGAGAAGGAATTCGTCAATCCGCGCAATGCCGCTGCCGGCAGCCTGCGCCAGCTCGATCCACGCATCACCGCGACGCGACCGCTGCGTTTCGTCGCCTACGGCGTCGGCGCGGTCGCTGCCGGCGTCCTGCCGGCGACGCACTGCGAGTTGCTCGAGCGGCTTGCCGCGTGGGGCTTCGCGGTTGCCGCCGAGCGACGCCGGGTCAGCGGTCTCGCGGCACTCCTCGCCTGCCAGCGTGAGATCGGCAGTCGCCGCGCGACGCTGCCCTATGACATCGACGGCGTCGTGTACAAGGTCGACGAGCTGGCGGCACAGGAGCGTCTCGGCTTCGTCTCGCGGGCGCCGCGCTTCGCCCTGGCGCACAAGTTCGCGGCTGCGGAAGCGCTGACCGAGGTGCTCGACATCGTGCTGCAGGTCGGCCGTACGGGTGCGCTGACGCCGGTGGCACGGCTGGCACCGGTCTTCGTCGGCGGCGTGACGGTGACCAACGCCACCCTGCACAACGAGGACGAGGTCCGGCGCAAGGACGTGCGCGTCGGCGACACCGTCGTCGTTCGCCGCGCCGGCGACGTGATTCCGGAAATCGTCCGCGTCCTGCCGGAGAAGCGGCCGCCGGCGGCGACCGCCTTCGTCATGGCGGCGAGCTGCCCGGTCTGCGGCTCGCAGGTCGTGCGCCAGCAGGACGAGGCGGTCGCCCGCTGCAGCGGCGGTCTCTATTGTCCGGCGCAACGCCGGCAGGCGCTGCTGCACTTCGCCTCGCGCCGGGCGATGGACATCGAAGGCCTCGGCGAGCGGCTGGTCGAGCAACTGGTCGAGCACGACGTCGTGCGTACGCCGGCCGACCTCTATCGCCTCGGCCTGCTGGCGCTGCTCAACCTCGAACGGATGGCCGACAAGTCCGCGGGCAACCTGCTGGCAGCAATCGAGCGGAGCAAGCAGACGACGCTGGCGCGCTTCATTTACGCGCTCGGCATCCGCAATGTCGGCGAAGCCACGGCGCGCGACCTGGCACGGCACTTCGGCAGCCTCGATCGCCTCCTCGCCGCCGACGAAACGCAACTGCTGCTGGTGCCCGACGTCGGCCCGATCGTCGCGCAGTCGATCCGCCAGTTTCTCGGCGAGCCACACAACCGCGAGGTCATCGAGCAGTTGCGCGCCGCCGGCGTCGCCTGGAGCGAGGGCGAAGCCGTGGCGCGGGCGGCATCGACCGCTGCCGTCGCCGGCCGCAGCTTCGTTCTCACCGGCACCCTGCCGTCGCTGACTCGCGACGCCGCGCGGCAGATGCTCGAAGCGGCCGGCGGCAAGGTCAGCGCCGCCGTGTCGAAGAAGACCGACTTCGTCGTTGCCGGTGCCGATGCCGGCAGCAAGCTGCAGCGGGCGCAGGAACTCGGCGTGCCGATCATCGACGAAGCGCGGATGCTGGCCCTGCTCGGCGGGGCGGAGGCCGATCGGTGA
- a CDS encoding cell division protein ZipA C-terminal FtsZ-binding domain-containing protein — translation MTDLQMGLIGLGGVAVVGVLAYNKWQEHKHRKVAEQLLGARQADVLLDETGSAGSTAHTHVGSSGGDAGDSPATAPGRSSRAPQERVEPLLRQSDDAAEAVAGSDDGWPEGGGDDVAPAGERRARIAAAPLCLLSPAIDYIAAIELAETVAAYRIRDAQRVVLARLGKPLHWIGFNEESHAWEPISEEGDVAYQRIRVGLQLVDRKGPLRDADLSVFHVAIQDLASELTGAVELPLREPALQAAAQLDEFCAGVDIQIGLNVVSQGQVFAGTKLRGLAESAGMVLDGDGRFVRLDEDGRLLYALLNQETQGFTGESIRSLTTHAITFLLDVPRVANGDRVLGQMVEQARRFADSLHGQLVDDNRRPVSESSIEPIRRQVVQYQLAMAHRQLPAGGPLAERLFS, via the coding sequence ATGACGGACTTGCAGATGGGTTTGATCGGCCTGGGTGGCGTCGCCGTGGTGGGTGTCCTGGCCTACAACAAGTGGCAGGAACACAAGCATCGCAAAGTGGCGGAGCAGTTGCTGGGCGCGCGTCAGGCAGACGTCCTGCTCGATGAAACGGGCAGCGCCGGCAGCACGGCCCACACGCACGTGGGCTCGTCCGGCGGCGACGCCGGCGATTCACCGGCGACGGCTCCCGGCCGCAGCAGCCGCGCGCCGCAGGAGCGCGTCGAACCGCTGCTGCGCCAGTCGGATGACGCGGCGGAGGCGGTCGCGGGCAGCGACGACGGCTGGCCGGAAGGCGGCGGCGACGATGTCGCGCCGGCCGGCGAGCGGCGCGCGCGCATCGCCGCGGCGCCGCTGTGCCTGTTGTCGCCGGCGATCGACTACATCGCCGCAATCGAACTCGCGGAGACGGTTGCCGCCTACCGGATCCGCGATGCGCAACGGGTCGTTCTCGCGCGGCTGGGCAAGCCGCTGCACTGGATCGGTTTCAACGAGGAGTCGCATGCCTGGGAGCCGATCAGCGAAGAAGGCGACGTGGCCTACCAGCGCATCCGCGTCGGGCTGCAGCTCGTCGACCGCAAGGGGCCGCTGCGCGACGCCGACCTGTCGGTCTTCCATGTCGCGATCCAGGATCTGGCGAGCGAGCTGACGGGCGCCGTCGAGCTGCCGCTGCGCGAACCGGCGTTGCAGGCGGCGGCGCAGCTCGACGAGTTCTGTGCCGGCGTCGACATCCAGATCGGCCTCAACGTCGTCAGCCAGGGGCAGGTGTTCGCCGGCACCAAGCTGCGCGGCCTGGCCGAGTCGGCGGGCATGGTGCTCGACGGCGACGGGCGCTTCGTCCGCCTGGACGAGGACGGCAGGCTGCTCTACGCCTTGCTCAACCAGGAAACGCAGGGTTTCACCGGCGAATCCATCCGCAGCCTGACGACGCACGCCATCACCTTCCTGCTCGATGTGCCGCGGGTCGCCAACGGCGACCGTGTCCTCGGCCAGATGGTCGAACAGGCGCGCCGCTTCGCCGACTCGCTGCATGGCCAGCTGGTCGACGACAACCGGCGACCGGTTTCGGAGTCGTCGATCGAGCCGATCCGCCGCCAGGTGGTGCAATACCAGCTCGCGATGGCGCATCGCCAGTTGCCTGCTGGCGGGCCGCTGGCGGAGCGGCTCTTCTCCTGA